One genomic segment of Helianthus annuus cultivar XRQ/B chromosome 14, HanXRQr2.0-SUNRISE, whole genome shotgun sequence includes these proteins:
- the LOC110908385 gene encoding ABC transporter G family member 12, which produces MKDRRYIVQEGMEIDEVTMVDVKGEEKSMEDDGDGCIADVYLMWEDLAVVLPNHDSKKHTRRILNDVTGFAQPSRILAILGPSGSGKSTLLDSLAGRLARNVIMTGNILFNGRKKRLDYGAVAYVTQEDILLGTLTVKETLIYSAKLRLPGSLNKHQVNEIVDRTIMEMGLQDCAHNLIGNWHSRGISGGEKKRLSIALEILTRPTLLFLDEPTSGLDSAAAFFVIQTLRNMAREANLTIVSSIHQPSSEVFALFDDLFLLSGGETVFFGEAKMALKFFSDAGIPCPSRRNPSDHFLRCINSDFDRVNATLQGSQRLRDRKTISTTHALTSETKAMLVHKYKCSEYATAARTRIQEISSIEGLTFEAQSGSQASWWKQLTTLTKRSFVNMSRDIGYYWLRIVVYLAVSLCVGTVFFNVGTSYHATLARGACAGFISGFMIFMSIGGFPSFIEEMKIFHRERLNGHYGVGVFMLSNFISSIPFLTMMAFVTAIVTYNMVKFQSGFSHITYACLDLLFSIAVVESCMMVIASLVPNFMMGIITGSGFIGIMMMTAGFFRLPPDLPKLFWRYPVSYINSMSWALQGALKNDMIGIEFDGPFEGDAKLSGEFILTTMLGISVEHSKWWDLAVVVAILIAYRLLFFGILKFKERATPIFRKLYAKRTLKHLNQRPSFRKTSSQPICSLSSQEALKSSLH; this is translated from the exons ATGAAAGATAGAAGATACATAGTGCAAGAAGGGATGGAGATAGATGAGGTGACAATGGTTGATGTTAAAGGAGAAGAGAAATCAATGGAAGATGATGGGGATGGATGCATTGCTGATGTTTACTTGATGTGGGAAGATTTGGCAGTCGTGCTTCCGAACCATGATTCAAAGAAACACACACGGCGGATACTAAATGACGTCACTGGTTTTGCTCAGCCTTCAAGGATCTTGGCAATCCTGGGTCCTTCTGGTTCTGGAAAATCCACCCTTCTTGATTCTTTAGCAG GAAGACTAGCCAGAAATGTTATCATGACGGGGAATATTCTTTTCAACGGAAGGAAAAAGAGACTCGACTATGGTGCTGTT GCTTATGTGACCCAAGAGGACATACTACTCGGAACCCTCACGGTTAAAGAAACACTCATCTACTCGGCAAAACTACGGCTACCTGGAAGCCTAAACAAACATCAAGTTAATGAGATTGTTGATCGAACAATTATGGAGATGGGCCTTCAAGACTGTGCTCATAATCTCATTGGCAACTGGCATTCCAGAGGAATAAGCGGTGGTGAGAAGAAGAGACTCAGCATTGCACTTGAAATCCTGACTCGACCAACCCTCTTGTTTCTAGATGAACCCACCAGCGGCCTTGATAGCGCAGCGGCTTTCTTCGTCATTCAGACGCTTAGAAACATGGCTCGAGAGGCCAACCTGACCATTGTGTCCTCGATCCATCAACCGAGCAGTGAAGTCTTTGCACTCTTTGATGACCTGTTTTTGTTATCAGGTGGTGAAACAGTCTTCTTTGGTGAAGCCAAAATGGCATTGAAG TTCTTTTCTGACGCCGGAATACCATGTCCGAGTAGAAGAAATCCTTCAGATCACTTTCTTCGTTGTATAAATTCAGACTTCGATAGGGTGAATGCAACTTTGCAAGGTTCTCAAAGGCTTCGG GACAGGAAAACCATCTCCACCACTCATGCATTGACATCCGAGACCAAAGCAATGCTTGTTCATAAATACAAGTGCTCAGAGTATGCAACAGCTGCAAGAACAAGAATTCAAGAAATCTCATCCATA GAAGGGCTTACATTTGAAGCACAAAGTGGGAGCCAAGCAAGTTGGTGGAAGCAACTTACAACATTAACCAAAAGATCTTTCGTTAACATGTCTAGAGATATTGGATACTACTGGTTGAGGATAGTGGTCTATCTAGCTGTTTCACTCTGTGTAGGCACAGTATTTTTCAACGTGGGCACGAGCTACCATGCGACATTGGCACGTGGAGCTTGTGCAGGATTCATCTCGGGTTTTATGATTTTCATGTCCATTGGAGGCTTCCCTTCATTCATCGAAGAAATGAAA ATCTTCCACAGAGAGAGGCTTAATGGACACTATGGAGTAGGCGTGTTTATGCTCTCAAACTTCATCTCTTCTATCCCATTCTTGACAATGATGGCGTTTGTTACTGCTATTGTAACATATAACATGGTCAAATTTCAATCGGGTTTCTCCCATATCACGTACGCCTGCCTTGATCTTCTCTTCTCCATTGCTGTGGTAGAAAGTTGCATGATGGTTATTGCTTCACTTGTTCCCAACTTCATGATGGGAATCATTACTGGTTCTGGTTTTATT GGTATTATGATGATGACTGCAGGATTCTTCCGTCTACCGCCTGATCTTCCCAAGCTGTTTTGGCGGTATCCGGTTTCCTACATCAATTCTATGTCATGGGCGCTACAG GGAGCATTGAAGAATGACATGATTGGAATAGAATTTGATGGTCCATTTGAAGGGGATGCAAAACTATCTGGTGAATTCATCCTAACCACCATGCTTGGGATTTCAGTTGAACACTCTAAGTGGTGGGATTTAGCAGTTGTTGTCGCCATTCTCATCGCCTACAGATTGCTATTCTTCGGCATACTAAAGTTTAAAGAAAGAGCTACACCTATATTTCGCAAACTATACGCAAAGAGAACACTGAAACATCTCAACCAGAGGCCTTCTTTCAGGAAAACATCGTCCCAACCGATCTGTTCTTTATCTTCTCAGGAAGCTCTAAAATCCTCACTGCATTAG